From Candidatus Methylomirabilis tolerans:
ACTCGCAGCATACGGTCCGCGCCCAGAGGTAGGCGATGGGCGTCGCGCCGTCCGGGTCCTTCGGATAGAGATCGGCCAACTCCTTCTCCGCCTGCCGCTTGATCTCCGCCCCGACGCGGCGCAGCTCCTCGGCGAGCTTCGGCCCGTGGCGCGGGATGTCCTCCAGCATCACCTTGAGGATCAGGCAAGCGACGGGGTTCAAGTCGCTCGCGAACGCCTCGCAGCCGAGCCGTAACGCCTCGAGCGGGATCGACCCGCCACCCGCAAACGGGTCCACGACCAGCGGCGGCTCCTCGCCATGCGCCGCCTTCACCAGCGCCCGGCTCACCTCGAGATAGGTGCGTTGCGCCGCGTTATCCCAGTTCGCGAAGTCCGCGATGAACTTGAGCAGCGCCTTGCGCAAGTCCTCATCCGTCGGCCCGACCTTGCCCTGGACCTGTGGCATCAGCTTCCGCGCCTTCGTCTTGAACTCCGTCGGGCAGAGCGGATCACACGGGTCCGGCCACAGCAGCGCGAGCAGCACCGCTCGGCTCGACGCCAGCGGCCGCCGCGCCCACCACTGATGAAATGACTGCGGATGCCCTCGCACGATGGGCTTCTCTCGCGCCGCATGCCGTGACACCTCAGCGATCGGAAAATCCACCTCAGCGAGGCGCTTACACTCCTTGGGGATCATGGTTGCGCCACCCCACCAGATTGCTTGTTGATCGGCATCGTCTTGTCAGATCTGTACATAACGATAGCTGGACTTGATGTTCTGATTTAGATATATGCCCACCGACGAGGCGCTCACCATATCCTGATATACGGTTTCGGGAACGTCGAAGTACTGATAGACAGAGCCATTCCTGAACTCAACCTCCAGCGTCATCGTGTTCGGGTCATAACCAACCGAGGTGACGTTGCTGGAGGTAACGGGCGTTCTGTTCATGCTGCACCTCCAGGAGTTCCTCCGCCTCTCGGGTTTTCGCTCCGCCACTTGTCAAGAACGTTGGCGTAGTCCTCGGCCTGTTTGGGCCGATTCCAGCCGCCGTTGGAGTCCGGGTCGTAAACTTTCGGATCGTGGCTGTCGGGGCGGCGGTTCTTTGTGGGCGCATCGATCAAGGCGCGCAGAGGCAGGTGGACGGCCTCGCCAACAATGATCGCCTCGCCCGTGCGTAAGGCGGGCAGCATGTTGAAGAGTCCTTCGAGGTTGTCGCTTACCGTACCGGTGACGTGGGCGCGGTCGGTGGCGTTGGCCAGGCGCATCGCGAACATCGTTCCGCACTGGGAGAGAATGGTTGGGTCAATCTCTGATGGTCTTTGGCTCACGACCATTGCGCCCAAACCGTACTTGCGCCCTTCCTTCACGATCCGGCGGGCTGCACTCGAGGCAGCACCTTCGTTCCCGAAGTTCAGATAGGCATGCGCTTCCTCCAGGACAAACAGTAAGGGGCGCGTTCTTCCGCCTTCGGGCAGGTAGCGTGCCCAGAAGAGGGCATCGAACAGCAGTCGAAGGAGCACCCCGACAAGGTCCATGAGGATAGACACAGGCACCCCCGAAAGGTCAAGGATGGTAATGGGCTTGTCGCCACCCACCCATGACTTCAAAAGAGCATCGATGTCTTCAGCCGGTTGGGCGTCGGGATCCTGAAGCGTCGGCTGTGGACACCATGGACCGGGACGGAACATGAAGTCGTATCGTGTATCGCGGAGAAGCGATTCGGTAGCCATGATCTGCCGCCGGATATTAAGTGGAGCACCGCTCAAATAGACGCGATTGGTGCCGCCTGACGTGATCGGGCAGTATCTGGGAGGATTCACGCCCATGATGTCGCCCAGCATCGGTTGCCCGTCCGGCCCGTTTTCGATGGCCTCCGTGGTGGGGCTTTGGTTGGCACTCTGCGCGTTATGCGTAGAGCAGACGTAGCGGTGCAGTTCGTACCATAGGCGATGAATGCTGAACGGAACGGGTGTGTCTACCGTCATGGTGTCGGCCGTGACGCCCTTGCGTGCCTGTGCTTGAAGCGAAGCGAGCTTCAGTTGCTTGATCTTTTCGACCAGAGCCGCGCGGTCGGCATCATTCAGTCCCCGGAACGGCGTTACACTCAAGAGTTCATCAAGACTCAAAGTCCAGTACGGGATGAACAGCGGCCTTTCGCCTCGTGTATCGTCCGCATTAACCCGAAAGATCGTGGCGCGGTCACTTAACGCAGCGTTATATTCGCCGTGGATGTCCAGAACTATGATGCGCGCCGAGGGATAACGGCTGGAATCGGAGAGCGAGGCAAGGAGATTCACCACCGTGGTGGACTTGCCCGCACCGGTCGCTCCAACCACTGCGCTATGCCGGGTGATGAGACGGTCAATATCAATCAGCGCCGGGATGGACTCGGCACTGGCGAGACTTCCAACGCGGACGAGATTCAGTGCGTCCGGCCTGCCATAGATGCGGGCCAAGTCCTGTTCGGTGACAAGGTGTGCCTCGTCGCCGATGGTCGGATACTGCGAGATGCCGCGCTTGAACTCACCCAACCGTGGGCCTTCTCCGATGAGCTGCACCTTCAGCCATCGGTAGCCATAAGGTTCGACCTTGGCCAATGCTTCAGGGACGGCCCCCGCACCGACCTGCGAGACGATTCCGAATAGGTCGGTGAAGCCGATGGAGATTCGGACGAAGCTCCCGATCTGGCCAATACGATAACCATGTCCGTTAATGAAGGCCAGCCCGGATACCGTGTCCTTGTCGAGGGCGATGCTAATGGTCGCGCCCTGGACGTCTTGGACGGTTCCGAGATAGGTCGGGTTATTGAGCATTGGGAACCGCCGGTGCCTGTCGGACAGTGCCGACCAGTTCCTGCAGGAACTGCCCGAAGACGGCGAAATCTCCGAGCGTGAACTCGGCCGACCACCTCCCCTCTTTATTATCGGGATCAACCGGCCTCCACCGCACGAACCTGCCATCGTCCGCTGATATGGATGCCGCGTCCTTTTCCGGCCATTCGGCCTTCTGGCCGCCGATGACCGCACCGTCACGCGCCAGAATGTTGAGATTCGACCGCTTGAGGGCAAGCGTAGCGGCCTGCGAATATGTGATGAGTTCATCGAAGAGTAGCGCGAAGGCAATGGTAGTCTGGGTGGACTGCAGGCCCTGCACGATCACCTCATTGATGTGCTCGTCGCGGAAGGAGTAGCCGCAGAGAATGAGCGTGGCGGTAGGCTGCTTCAGAAATGCGCGTAGTCGGTCGATCATGGCGAGGT
This genomic window contains:
- a CDS encoding KTSC domain-containing protein; the encoded protein is MNRTPVTSSNVTSVGYDPNTMTLEVEFRNGSVYQYFDVPETVYQDMVSASSVGIYLNQNIKSSYRYVQI
- a CDS encoding ATP-binding protein, whose amino-acid sequence is MLNNPTYLGTVQDVQGATISIALDKDTVSGLAFINGHGYRIGQIGSFVRISIGFTDLFGIVSQVGAGAVPEALAKVEPYGYRWLKVQLIGEGPRLGEFKRGISQYPTIGDEAHLVTEQDLARIYGRPDALNLVRVGSLASAESIPALIDIDRLITRHSAVVGATGAGKSTTVVNLLASLSDSSRYPSARIIVLDIHGEYNAALSDRATIFRVNADDTRGERPLFIPYWTLSLDELLSVTPFRGLNDADRAALVEKIKQLKLASLQAQARKGVTADTMTVDTPVPFSIHRLWYELHRYVCSTHNAQSANQSPTTEAIENGPDGQPMLGDIMGVNPPRYCPITSGGTNRVYLSGAPLNIRRQIMATESLLRDTRYDFMFRPGPWCPQPTLQDPDAQPAEDIDALLKSWVGGDKPITILDLSGVPVSILMDLVGVLLRLLFDALFWARYLPEGGRTRPLLFVLEEAHAYLNFGNEGAASSAARRIVKEGRKYGLGAMVVSQRPSEIDPTILSQCGTMFAMRLANATDRAHVTGTVSDNLEGLFNMLPALRTGEAIIVGEAVHLPLRALIDAPTKNRRPDSHDPKVYDPDSNGGWNRPKQAEDYANVLDKWRSENPRGGGTPGGAA